A region of the Dehalococcoidia bacterium genome:
CACCAGGGGTTCGCCTTCCCAGCCTGGAGGGGCCACCACCACCTTTATGGGCAGCCCATAACGTTGCGCGAAGAGGAAGTCCCGCTGGTCGTGGGCTGGCACCCCCATCACCGCCCCCGTGCCGTACCAGGGGAGAACGTAGTCGGCTATATAGATGGGCACCCGCTCCCCCGAGAGGAGGTTACGACAGTAGGCCCCCGTGAACACCCCCGTCTTCTCGCGAACGGTGGAGAGGCGCTCGATCTCCGTTCGGCGACGGGCCTGCTCGATATACTCCTCCACCTCTTGCCGGCGCTCGGGGGTGGTGATCTTGCGCACCAGGGGGTGTTCTGGGGCCAGCACCATAAAGGTGACCCCATATATAGTGTCCGGCCTCGTGGTGAAGACGCGGATCTCCTCCTGAGGTCCGGCCCCGTCCAAGGCGAACGCCACCTCCAACCCCTCCGAGCGCCCGATCCAGTTCTTCTGCATTATCACTACAGGCTCCGGCCACTGGATCTTGGAGTGGTCCAGGAGCTCCTCGGCATAGGCGGTGATGCGCAGCATCCACTGCTCCAGGTCGCGGTGGGTCACAGGTGTGTGGCAACGCTCGCAGGTCCCATCGGGCAGGACCTGTTCGTTGGCCAGCACCGTCTGACAGGAAGGGCACCAGTTGGCAGGGGCAAGGGCCCGATAGGCCAGGCCCCGCTCGTACATCTTCAGGAAGAACCACTGGTTCCACTTGTAGTAATCGGGGTCACAGGTGATGACCTCCCGCGACCAGTCGATCATGGCGCCCATGGTCTTGAGCTGGGCCCGCATACGCTCAATGTTGCGGTAAGTCCACTCCTTGGGGTGGACGCCGTGCCTGATGGCTGCGTTCTCCGCCGGCAGGCCAAAGGCATCGAACCCCATGGGGAAGAGGACGTTGTAGCCCCGCATGCGGCGATAGCGGGCGGCGGCATCGGAGGGCGCCATGGCGTACCAGTGGCCGATGTGCAGGTCGCCGGAGGTATAGGGGAACATGGTGAGGAAATAGAACTTGGGGCGATCATCGTGATCGGGAGTGCGGTATATGCCGTCCCTCTCCCACCGCTCCTGCCACTTGCGCTCGATCTCCCGCGGCCGATACCGCTCAACCATGTCCCTCATCTCCTTCCCGCCGCAGGCTGCGCGCCAGGCCCAGGCGCTGGCGGATGGCCTGGTCGAGCCGTCTGGTGAGGGGCCGCGCCGCCAAAGTGAGCATCACCATAGCGGTGCCCAGGCCCGCAGCCAGGTAAAGCTCAAGGGCCACAGCCATGCCCAAGGCCGCCACCGCCCATATGGCGGCAGCGGTGGTGATGCCCCGCACCGTGTAGCCCTCGCGGAAGATGACCCCCGCCCCGAGGAAGCCGATGCCGGTGACGATGCCCGCAGCTACCCGGTCGTCACCGCCAAGGAGACGGGACACAGACGTAAAAAGGGCTGCCCCCAGGGCTACCAGCGCCAAGGTGCGCGCACCAGCTGGATAGCCCTCTAGCTCGCGCTCCAGACCGATGAGCCCGCCCAGGACGGCAGCGAGGACGAAGCGGCCTACCAAGGCCATCTGCTCCTCAGCTGGCATCGCAAAGACCTATAGGCCCCCCGCCCGAGGCAGGGGGCCTTGCCGCTTGCCAACCATCTGGTGGAGCTGAGGGGACTCGAACCCCTGACCTCCTCAATGCCATTGAGGCGCTCTCCCACTGAGCTACAGCCCCACCCGCCAGGGAATGTTAGCAAAGGCCCCCACCCATCCGCAAGATCCCTTGATCCCCTGCCCGAAAGGTAGCCATGATATGGGGAGATGGCATCCCTGCTGGAGGAGGCCACGGCCCTTGCCCTTACCAACCTGGCGGGCGTGGGGGCACGGGCGTTGGCCCCTGGCCTCATATCCCTCCCCGGGCCTGGGGGGCAGCG
Encoded here:
- a CDS encoding MgtC/SapB family protein; amino-acid sequence: MALVGRFVLAAVLGGLIGLERELEGYPAGARTLALVALGAALFTSVSRLLGGDDRVAAGIVTGIGFLGAGVIFREGYTVRGITTAAAIWAVAALGMAVALELYLAAGLGTAMVMLTLAARPLTRRLDQAIRQRLGLARSLRREGDEGHG